One region of Rhizobium sp. 9140 genomic DNA includes:
- a CDS encoding peptidase dimerization domain-containing protein: MRKPILLALSYDEELGCLGVHDIISDLNRRAIRPDLCIVGEPTMMDVGLAHKGNRTFRLTFTGQAAHSSRAPTAVNAVAYAAELVTSVTAAQAEIARRGPFMQGFDIEYTTVHVGVMTGGRQVNIVPDRCVVDME, from the coding sequence CTGCGCAAGCCGATTTTACTCGCTCTCTCCTATGACGAGGAACTGGGCTGCCTGGGCGTTCATGACATCATCAGCGATCTTAATCGCCGCGCGATACGACCGGATCTCTGCATCGTCGGCGAGCCAACGATGATGGACGTCGGGCTGGCGCACAAGGGCAACCGCACTTTCCGGCTGACCTTCACCGGGCAGGCTGCGCATTCAAGCCGGGCGCCGACGGCGGTGAACGCGGTCGCCTATGCCGCGGAGCTGGTGACCTCCGTCACTGCGGCACAAGCGGAAATAGCCCGCCGGGGGCCGTTCATGCAGGGCTTCGACATCGAATATACCACCGTCCATGTCGGGGTGATGACTGGCGGCCGGCAGGTCAACATCGTTCCTGACCGATGCGTGGTCGACATGGAATT
- a CDS encoding CapA family protein, whose amino-acid sequence MSDSFLMTAAGDIVIRHPLFGEDAVNSDGFTRLMADMAKGDLVWGSCEVQFSTRGFRTDSTIAYLVPPQVGRDLCKAGFNVMTVATNHTWDYGPDAFLDTLDNLREGGVEPVGGGRTPEDAWRPFVRDVNGIKVGILAASCLVPPYYAVLPDRPGIAAVRVRQLAALDPIGMMIEPGAPIKMESYAEPEDVELLVQAIRRLKAETDVTIVSMHWGYGRGTPLATYQRPLAHQIIEAGADMILGNHGHSPTAIEIIDGKPVIYSLGNNVAQQDRINATPRQLEIFEDIDPWSVVAELEIGRDGVRAITLIPTECQSDGLPVMVGGHLPAR is encoded by the coding sequence ATGTCTGACAGCTTTCTAATGACCGCGGCTGGCGACATCGTCATCCGTCATCCCCTCTTCGGCGAAGACGCGGTTAACTCCGACGGCTTCACGCGGCTGATGGCCGATATGGCGAAAGGAGATCTGGTGTGGGGATCGTGCGAGGTGCAGTTCTCGACGCGCGGCTTCAGAACGGACTCGACCATCGCCTATCTCGTGCCGCCCCAGGTCGGGCGCGATCTCTGCAAGGCCGGGTTCAATGTGATGACGGTTGCGACCAACCACACATGGGACTACGGGCCGGATGCATTTCTCGACACGCTCGACAATCTGCGGGAGGGTGGCGTCGAGCCGGTCGGCGGCGGACGCACCCCCGAAGACGCTTGGCGGCCATTCGTGCGCGATGTTAACGGGATCAAGGTCGGCATCTTGGCGGCCTCGTGCTTGGTGCCGCCCTACTACGCCGTGCTACCCGACCGTCCCGGCATTGCGGCCGTCCGCGTCCGCCAGCTCGCCGCGCTCGATCCGATCGGCATGATGATCGAGCCCGGCGCGCCGATCAAGATGGAAAGCTATGCGGAGCCGGAAGACGTCGAGTTGCTCGTCCAGGCGATTCGCCGGCTGAAGGCCGAGACGGACGTGACCATCGTCAGCATGCACTGGGGTTATGGCAGGGGCACGCCACTGGCGACCTACCAGCGGCCGCTTGCCCACCAGATCATCGAGGCTGGGGCCGACATGATCCTCGGCAATCACGGCCACAGCCCGACCGCGATCGAGATAATCGACGGCAAGCCCGTCATCTACAGTCTTGGCAACAACGTGGCACAGCAGGATCGCATCAACGCGACGCCGAGGCAGCTGGAAATCTTCGAGGACATAGATCCCTGGTCCGTTGTCGCGGAGCTCGAGATCGGACGCGACGGCGTGCGCGCCATCACCCTCATTCCGACCGAGTGCCAGTCTGACGGCCTCCCGGTGATGGTCGGGGGACACCTGCCGGCCAGATGA